From the genome of Neisseria lisongii, one region includes:
- a CDS encoding prepilin-type N-terminal cleavage/methylation domain-containing protein, giving the protein MKYPNTVGGMSLLEMMIALAISAALSAFALTQYRNHLAKGRQTLAYSELLRIHQNRQTALLKNPSWSLQERQAYLDRLLKHDTVPKDLTDHYHISAVHSDTQSHLTAQPKDPALPTVWLDDAGHGYLCQSPHITTDPAERADCQAIR; this is encoded by the coding sequence ATGAAATATCCAAATACCGTCGGCGGAATGTCGCTGCTGGAAATGATGATTGCCCTCGCCATCTCCGCCGCCCTCTCCGCCTTTGCCCTGACCCAATACCGAAACCACCTTGCCAAAGGCAGACAAACTTTGGCATACAGCGAGTTGCTCCGCATTCACCAAAACCGGCAAACCGCACTGCTGAAAAACCCGTCTTGGTCGCTGCAAGAACGCCAAGCATACCTCGACCGCCTGCTCAAACACGACACCGTTCCCAAGGATTTAACCGACCATTACCACATCAGCGCCGTCCACAGCGACACCCAAAGCCATCTCACCGCCCAGCCCAAAGACCCTGCATTGCCAACCGTCTGGCTGGACGACGCAGGCCACGGCTATCTCTGTCAATCTCCCCATATCACAACCGACCCCGCAGAACGAGCCGATTGCCAAGCAATCCGATAG
- a CDS encoding ABC-F family ATPase: MISTNGITMQFGAKPLFENVSVKFGEGNRYGLIGANGSGKSTFMKILGGDLEQTAGEVAIENGVRLGKLRQDQFAYEEMRVLDVVMMGHTEMWAAMTERDAIYANPEATEDDYMKAAELEAKFAEYDGYTAEARAAELLSGVGISEDLHNAQMSEVAPGFKLRVLLAQALFSKPDVLLLDEPTNNLDINTIRWLEGVLNQYDSTMIIISHDRHFLNEVCTHMADLDYNTITIYPGNYDDYMLASAQSRERALKDNAKAKEKLQELQEFVARFSANKSKARQATSRLKQADKIKSEMVEVKPSTRQNPYIRFEADEKAKLHRQAVEVEGLAKRFETQLFKNLNFILEAGQRLAIIGPNGAGKSTLLKLLAGAFDPQYAEGIAADSGSIKWAEKANIGYYPQDHENDFDVDMDLSEWMRQWGQEGDDEQVIRGTLGRLLFGSNDVVKKVQVLSGGEKGRMLYGKLLLLKPNVLVMDEPTNHMDMESIESLNMALEKYNGTLIFVSHDRQFVSSLATQIIELDGKGGYEHYLGDYESYLEKKGIA; the protein is encoded by the coding sequence ATGATTTCTACCAACGGCATTACCATGCAGTTCGGCGCCAAGCCGCTGTTTGAAAATGTATCTGTCAAATTCGGCGAAGGCAACCGCTACGGCCTGATTGGTGCGAACGGTTCGGGCAAGTCCACATTTATGAAAATTTTGGGTGGCGATTTGGAACAAACCGCCGGCGAAGTGGCGATTGAAAACGGCGTGCGGCTGGGTAAGCTGCGCCAAGACCAGTTTGCCTACGAAGAAATGCGTGTTTTAGACGTGGTGATGATGGGCCACACCGAAATGTGGGCGGCGATGACCGAGCGGGATGCCATCTACGCCAATCCCGAAGCCACCGAAGATGACTATATGAAAGCCGCCGAGCTGGAAGCCAAGTTTGCCGAATACGACGGCTACACCGCCGAAGCCCGTGCCGCCGAGCTGTTGAGCGGCGTGGGCATTTCCGAAGACTTGCACAATGCGCAGATGAGCGAAGTCGCTCCGGGCTTCAAGCTGCGTGTGCTGCTGGCACAGGCACTGTTTTCCAAACCCGATGTTCTGCTCTTGGACGAGCCGACCAACAACTTGGACATCAATACCATCCGTTGGCTGGAAGGCGTGTTGAACCAATACGATTCCACCATGATCATCATCTCGCACGACCGCCACTTTTTAAACGAAGTCTGCACCCACATGGCGGATTTGGACTACAACACCATCACCATCTATCCGGGCAACTACGATGATTACATGCTTGCCTCCGCCCAATCCCGTGAACGTGCGTTGAAAGACAATGCCAAAGCGAAAGAGAAACTGCAAGAGCTGCAAGAATTTGTCGCCCGTTTCTCCGCCAACAAATCCAAAGCCCGTCAGGCAACCAGTCGTCTGAAACAGGCGGACAAAATCAAATCGGAAATGGTCGAAGTCAAACCTTCGACCCGCCAAAATCCGTATATCCGTTTTGAAGCAGACGAAAAAGCCAAGCTGCACCGCCAAGCCGTAGAAGTAGAAGGTTTGGCCAAACGCTTTGAGACCCAGTTGTTCAAAAACCTGAACTTCATTTTAGAAGCCGGACAACGCCTCGCCATCATCGGCCCCAACGGTGCCGGCAAATCCACCTTGCTCAAACTTTTGGCAGGCGCATTCGACCCGCAATACGCCGAAGGCATCGCAGCCGATTCCGGCAGCATCAAATGGGCGGAAAAAGCCAATATCGGCTATTACCCGCAAGACCATGAAAACGACTTCGATGTCGATATGGACTTGAGCGAATGGATGCGCCAATGGGGTCAGGAAGGCGACGACGAACAAGTTATCCGCGGCACGCTCGGCCGTCTACTGTTCGGCAGCAACGATGTCGTGAAAAAAGTACAGGTTCTCTCCGGCGGCGAAAAAGGCCGTATGCTCTACGGCAAACTGCTGTTGTTGAAACCCAATGTATTGGTTATGGACGAACCGACCAACCACATGGATATGGAAAGCATCGAATCCTTAAACATGGCGCTGGAAAAATACAACGGCACCCTGATTTTCGTTTCCCACGACCGCCAGTTCGTCTCCTCGCTCGCCACCCAAATCATCGAATTGGACGGCAAAGGCGGCTACGAACACTATCTGGGCGACTACGAAAGCTATCTGGAGAAAAAAGGCATCGCCTGA
- the yhbY gene encoding ribosome assembly RNA-binding protein YhbY: protein MTDQKLSTQEILALKAQAHHLHPVVMVGQQGLTEAVIKETDAALTAHELIKVRVFGDDRAERIAICEALCEAVDAQLVQHIGKLLVLWRKNLEA from the coding sequence ATGACAGACCAAAAATTAAGCACCCAAGAAATTCTTGCCCTCAAAGCCCAAGCCCACCATCTGCATCCGGTGGTGATGGTCGGCCAGCAGGGTTTGACCGAAGCCGTAATTAAAGAAACCGATGCGGCGCTGACGGCACACGAATTGATTAAAGTCCGTGTTTTTGGCGACGACCGTGCCGAACGCATCGCCATCTGCGAAGCCTTGTGCGAAGCGGTTGATGCGCAACTGGTGCAGCATATCGGCAAACTGTTGGTGTTGTGGCGGAAAAACTTGGAAGCCTGA
- a CDS encoding type II toxin-antitoxin system RelE/ParE family toxin, which yields MRIFKNKFITKFARKQGISDQELKETVARAESGLVDADLGGGVIKQRIARKGQGKSGGYRSIILFKCGDKAFFVYGFAKSERENISHAELMEFKTFAATYLNVSSIQLDRLVELGIFTEITP from the coding sequence ATACGGATATTCAAGAATAAATTCATTACCAAATTTGCCCGTAAGCAAGGCATAAGCGACCAAGAATTAAAAGAAACTGTAGCCAGAGCTGAAAGTGGCTTGGTTGATGCTGATTTGGGTGGCGGGGTAATCAAACAGCGTATTGCCAGAAAAGGGCAGGGCAAGAGTGGCGGCTATCGCAGCATTATTCTGTTCAAATGCGGGGATAAAGCATTTTTCGTTTACGGCTTTGCCAAAAGCGAGCGTGAAAATATCAGCCATGCAGAACTGATGGAATTTAAAACCTTTGCCGCTACATATCTGAATGTTAGCAGTATCCAACTGGACAGGCTGGTCGAATTGGGTATTTTTACGGAGATAACACCATGA
- a CDS encoding M14 family metallopeptidase, whose protein sequence is MIKISTSFDAGSVVVKDAGDPANIRLALRPDNASDFAQWFYFRLQGAAYQHCTMHFENAAASAYPEGWEDYCAVASYDRQNWFRVPTRYENGVLTIDHTPLANSVYYAYFEPYSYEQHLNLLGDAQGSGLCQIDDLGSTVQGRDINLLTIGNQVESDLKIWLIARQHPGETMAEWFIEGFLGRLLDPQDPTSRALLDRATFYVVPNMNPDGSVLGNLRTNAAGANLNREWENPSLERSPEVYFVREKMQQTGVDLFLDIHGDEALPFVFVAGTEGVPSYDSRMADLETQFKQAFSAASPDFQDEYGYEKDAPSQANMGMATAWVGEHFRCLAYTLEMPFKDNHNLPDDDFGWNGQRSLRLGEAMVSAIWNVSDKLR, encoded by the coding sequence ATGATTAAAATCAGCACTTCATTCGATGCCGGCTCCGTTGTGGTCAAAGACGCAGGCGATCCGGCCAATATCCGCTTGGCGCTGCGTCCCGACAATGCCTCGGATTTCGCCCAATGGTTTTATTTCCGCCTGCAGGGTGCGGCCTACCAGCATTGCACCATGCACTTTGAAAACGCCGCCGCTTCGGCATATCCCGAAGGCTGGGAAGACTATTGTGCCGTCGCCTCTTACGACCGTCAAAACTGGTTTCGTGTGCCGACCCGCTACGAAAACGGCGTATTGACCATCGACCATACGCCGCTTGCCAACAGCGTTTACTATGCCTATTTCGAACCTTATTCTTACGAGCAGCATTTAAACCTGCTGGGCGACGCACAAGGCAGCGGGCTGTGCCAGATTGACGACTTGGGCAGCACGGTTCAGGGTCGCGACATCAATCTGCTGACCATCGGCAACCAAGTGGAAAGCGATTTGAAAATCTGGCTGATTGCCCGCCAACACCCCGGCGAAACCATGGCGGAATGGTTTATCGAAGGCTTTTTGGGCCGTCTGCTCGACCCGCAAGACCCAACCTCGCGCGCCCTACTCGACCGTGCCACATTCTACGTTGTCCCGAATATGAATCCCGACGGCTCGGTGTTGGGCAATCTGCGTACCAACGCCGCCGGTGCCAACCTCAATCGGGAATGGGAAAACCCTTCTTTAGAACGCAGCCCCGAAGTCTATTTCGTGCGTGAAAAAATGCAGCAGACCGGCGTGGACCTGTTTTTAGACATTCACGGCGACGAAGCCCTACCGTTTGTCTTTGTAGCCGGAACCGAAGGCGTGCCGTCTTACGACAGCCGCATGGCGGATTTGGAAACGCAGTTCAAACAGGCATTTTCCGCCGCCAGCCCCGATTTCCAAGACGAATACGGCTATGAAAAAGATGCGCCGAGCCAAGCCAATATGGGCATGGCAACCGCATGGGTAGGCGAACATTTCCGCTGTCTTGCCTACACGCTGGAAATGCCGTTTAAAGACAACCACAACCTGCCCGACGACGATTTCGGCTGGAACGGCCAACGCTCGCTGCGGCTGGGCGAAGCAATGGTTTCCGCCATTTGGAACGTGTCGGACAAACTGCGCTAA
- a CDS encoding PilW family protein, which translates to MKSNSPPLRHHIQGFSLMEFLIAGLLAVLVLLAIQSVYANSRRLHQAATARLAVQQDIRHTAALITRDARMAGSFGCFNMAAAHADTVTADSAADHAAFSLRSDKQAWLQPIKALSANLLNADGFHASGTVLLFRYGSDTPSENADIFSSCTSLVRPSGKPQQIHKLLNISAAESGEISALRYTVHAYAVGSADGQNGLFRLSMQNGGWSRPELLIADINSWQIQYLYADYSDCSAPVFRHSSTLQNGTPQALTIVLNRNSLTSPDGHRFYLPDITAHIRGANQCTADAV; encoded by the coding sequence ATGAAGTCGAACAGCCCGCCCCTGCGCCACCACATTCAAGGCTTCAGCCTGATGGAATTTTTAATCGCCGGCCTACTGGCAGTTTTGGTATTGCTTGCCATACAGTCGGTTTATGCCAACAGCCGCCGCCTGCACCAAGCCGCAACGGCAAGATTGGCTGTGCAGCAAGACATTCGGCATACCGCCGCCCTAATTACACGGGACGCACGTATGGCAGGCAGTTTCGGCTGTTTCAATATGGCAGCGGCACACGCCGACACCGTAACGGCCGACAGCGCCGCCGACCATGCCGCATTCAGCCTGCGTTCGGACAAACAAGCATGGTTGCAGCCGATAAAAGCCCTTTCCGCCAATCTGCTGAACGCCGACGGTTTTCACGCTTCGGGTACAGTGCTGCTGTTTCGCTACGGCAGCGATACGCCGTCTGAAAACGCCGATATTTTCAGCAGCTGCACCAGCCTTGTCCGCCCGTCGGGCAAACCGCAGCAGATTCACAAATTATTGAACATTTCCGCCGCCGAATCCGGCGAAATTTCCGCCCTGCGCTATACCGTCCATGCCTACGCCGTCGGCAGCGCAGACGGGCAAAACGGCCTGTTCCGCCTGAGTATGCAAAACGGCGGCTGGAGCCGCCCCGAACTGCTGATTGCCGACATCAACAGTTGGCAAATCCAATATCTTTACGCCGATTACAGCGACTGCTCCGCGCCCGTTTTCCGCCACAGCAGCACCCTGCAAAACGGCACGCCGCAAGCGCTGACAATCGTCCTCAACCGCAACAGCCTGACCAGCCCCGACGGCCACCGTTTCTATCTACCCGACATCACCGCCCATATCCGAGGAGCAAACCAATGCACCGCCGATGCCGTCTGA
- the pilV gene encoding type IV pilus modification protein PilV, which translates to MSNPPTSRLQGRLKTGIANPKIHGNTLPEVLVAMLILSIGILAFLSDQTRSVQTVRTAEQHSAVAQILQNLSENIAANPLMIQDKNSGRLLKSHVLYHRNAQKVRPCHAATHTAADSGTLAEIHLCRFQQELAAALPDTEIYFSICADSAGIPPDIQNGVFNDFCDRRTGLSAVKIAWQPANTQNVYSHQALIAE; encoded by the coding sequence ATGTCCAATCCTCCGACTTCCCGCTTGCAAGGCCGTCTGAAAACGGGCATTGCCAATCCCAAAATACACGGCAACACCTTGCCGGAAGTGTTGGTTGCCATGCTGATTCTGAGCATCGGCATTTTGGCGTTTTTGTCCGACCAAACCCGCAGCGTGCAAACCGTCCGCACGGCCGAACAACACAGCGCCGTTGCCCAAATTCTGCAGAACCTGAGTGAAAATATTGCCGCCAATCCCTTAATGATTCAGGATAAAAACAGCGGCAGGCTGCTGAAATCCCATGTTCTGTATCACCGCAACGCCCAAAAAGTCCGCCCCTGTCATGCCGCCACACACACCGCCGCCGACTCCGGCACGCTGGCGGAAATCCACCTTTGCCGTTTCCAACAAGAACTGGCCGCCGCTTTGCCCGACACCGAGATTTATTTCAGCATTTGTGCCGACAGCGCCGGCATTCCGCCCGATATTCAAAACGGTGTGTTCAACGACTTTTGCGACCGGCGCACCGGCCTGAGCGCCGTTAAAATCGCTTGGCAGCCTGCAAATACCCAAAACGTTTACAGCCATCAGGCCTTGATTGCGGAGTAA
- the dnaB gene encoding replicative DNA helicase — protein MSDYPDYSDTPSENALALPPHSMEAEQSVIGSLLLENSAWDRIADVVSVDDFYRHEHRLIFRSIASLINESRPADIITVQEALERNDELEAAGGFNYLVTLAQNTPSAANIRRYAEIVRERSIMRQLAEVGTDIARSAYNPQGRNAGQLLDEAENKVFQIAESTARSKQGFLEMPALLKEVVERIDMLYSRDNPDEVTGISTGFIDLDKKTSGLQPGDLIIVAGRPSMGKTAFSVNIAESVAIDSKLPVAIFSMEMGGAQLVMRMLGSVGRLDQSVLKTGRLQDEHWANLNEAVVKLSDAPIYIDETPGLTALELRARARRLARQQNGKLGLIVIDYLQLMSGSGRSDNRASELGEISRSLKALAKELNVPVIALSQLSRTVESRTDKRPMMSDLRESGAIEQDADLIMFMYRDEYYNADSQYKGLAECILGKHRNGPTGKVYLTWLGHFTKFDNSAFTPDTAED, from the coding sequence ATGTCTGATTACCCTGATTATTCTGATACACCGTCTGAAAATGCCTTAGCATTGCCGCCGCATTCCATGGAAGCCGAACAGTCGGTTATCGGCAGCCTGCTGCTGGAAAATTCAGCGTGGGACCGCATTGCCGATGTGGTTTCAGTCGATGATTTCTACCGCCACGAACACCGCCTGATTTTCCGTTCGATTGCCTCGCTGATTAACGAAAGCCGCCCCGCCGACATCATTACCGTGCAGGAAGCCTTAGAACGCAACGACGAACTCGAAGCCGCAGGCGGCTTTAACTATCTGGTTACGCTGGCACAAAACACCCCCTCGGCCGCCAACATCCGCCGCTATGCCGAAATCGTACGCGAACGTTCGATTATGCGCCAACTGGCAGAAGTCGGGACCGACATCGCCCGCAGTGCCTACAACCCGCAGGGACGCAACGCAGGACAACTGTTGGACGAAGCGGAAAACAAAGTATTCCAGATTGCCGAAAGTACCGCCCGTTCCAAACAAGGCTTTTTAGAAATGCCGGCGCTCTTAAAAGAAGTGGTCGAACGCATCGATATGCTGTATTCAAGAGACAATCCGGACGAAGTAACCGGCATTTCCACCGGTTTTATCGATTTGGACAAAAAAACCTCAGGCCTGCAGCCCGGCGATTTGATTATCGTTGCCGGCCGCCCATCTATGGGTAAAACCGCATTTTCGGTGAACATCGCCGAAAGCGTCGCCATCGACAGCAAACTACCGGTAGCCATTTTCTCAATGGAAATGGGCGGCGCACAGCTGGTAATGCGTATGCTCGGCTCGGTCGGCAGACTGGACCAAAGCGTTTTAAAAACCGGCCGCCTGCAGGACGAACATTGGGCCAATCTGAACGAAGCCGTAGTCAAGCTGTCGGACGCACCGATTTACATTGACGAAACACCGGGCCTGACCGCATTGGAACTGCGCGCCCGAGCCCGCCGCCTCGCCCGCCAGCAAAACGGCAAACTCGGCTTAATCGTCATCGACTACCTGCAACTGATGAGCGGTTCCGGCCGCAGCGACAACCGAGCTTCCGAACTGGGCGAAATTTCCCGCTCACTCAAAGCCTTGGCAAAAGAATTGAACGTACCGGTGATTGCCCTCTCCCAGCTCAGCCGTACCGTCGAATCCCGCACCGACAAACGCCCGATGATGTCCGACTTGCGGGAATCCGGCGCCATCGAGCAAGATGCCGACCTGATTATGTTTATGTACCGAGACGAATACTACAATGCCGACAGCCAATACAAAGGCTTGGCAGAATGTATCCTCGGCAAACACCGTAACGGCCCGACCGGCAAAGTATATCTGACATGGTTGGGACACTTCACCAAATTCGACAACTCCGCCTTTACCCCTGATACTGCAGAAGATTAA
- a CDS encoding GspH/FimT family pseudopilin, translating to MFRQQGLTLIELLVVMALAAITAVIALPEMVHWAATRRVVAQAERLANLIRFARHEAVRLNLPVYICPVQIRKDGNPDQYCDTRYLNQGIAAFADADRNRAYTRKTDLPLRTVIFNSNGSDTLASRIAVTGFSGSAYAQDPVWLFQPDGRFGHAPDVSAPFAFSDGLVKIILTDSRADTQQQRRQRAAIVLIDHSGRVSTCRPDDNPRCSYTE from the coding sequence ATGTTCCGGCAACAAGGCTTGACGCTGATCGAGCTGTTGGTGGTGATGGCGCTTGCCGCCATTACCGCTGTGATTGCCTTGCCCGAAATGGTGCATTGGGCGGCAACTCGGCGGGTGGTGGCGCAGGCGGAGCGGTTGGCTAATCTGATCCGTTTCGCCCGTCATGAAGCCGTCCGCCTCAATCTTCCCGTCTATATCTGTCCCGTTCAAATCCGTAAAGACGGCAATCCTGATCAATACTGCGACACCCGCTACCTTAATCAGGGCATCGCCGCTTTTGCCGATGCCGACCGCAACCGGGCATATACCCGCAAAACCGACCTACCGCTACGCACGGTGATTTTCAACAGCAATGGCAGCGACACTTTGGCAAGCCGTATTGCCGTTACCGGTTTTTCCGGCAGTGCTTACGCTCAAGACCCTGTCTGGCTGTTTCAGCCTGACGGCCGTTTCGGACACGCTCCCGATGTTTCCGCCCCTTTTGCTTTTTCAGACGGCCTCGTCAAAATCATTCTGACCGACAGCCGTGCCGATACGCAGCAACAACGCCGCCAACGTGCCGCTATCGTCCTTATCGACCACAGCGGCCGGGTCAGCACCTGTCGCCCCGACGACAATCCGCGCTGCAGCTATACCGAATAG
- the argB gene encoding acetylglutamate kinase: MNPIEHLSAAAKAAVLSEALPYIRRFSGATVVVKYGGNAMIDPALKEGFAKDIVLLKLVGINPVVVHGGGPQINDMLNRLGKEGQFVQGMRVTDSETMDIVEMVLGGHVNKEIVSLINMHGGKAVGVTGRDGHFIRAKKLLVDTPEQQNIDIGRVGVVESIDTDLIQGLVEQGQIPVVAPIGVGSNGEAFNINADLVAGKLAERLGAEKLLMMTNIAGVMDKAGNLLTNLTPKRIDELIADGTLYGGMLPKISSAVEAAVNGVKATHIIDGRVPNALLLEIFTDSGIGSMILAQERSGV; this comes from the coding sequence GTGAACCCAATCGAACATTTATCCGCAGCGGCTAAAGCCGCCGTGTTATCCGAAGCCTTGCCCTATATCCGCCGCTTTTCCGGTGCCACCGTGGTGGTGAAATACGGCGGCAATGCCATGATTGATCCCGCCTTGAAAGAAGGGTTTGCCAAAGACATTGTTTTATTGAAACTGGTCGGTATTAATCCCGTTGTGGTTCACGGCGGCGGCCCGCAAATCAACGATATGCTCAACCGCTTGGGCAAAGAAGGACAGTTTGTCCAAGGTATGCGGGTAACTGATTCGGAAACCATGGATATTGTCGAAATGGTCTTGGGCGGCCATGTCAATAAAGAAATTGTGTCGCTGATTAATATGCACGGCGGCAAAGCCGTCGGTGTTACCGGTCGGGACGGCCATTTTATCCGTGCCAAAAAACTGCTGGTGGATACGCCCGAACAGCAAAACATCGACATCGGCCGGGTCGGCGTGGTAGAGAGTATCGATACCGACCTGATTCAAGGCTTGGTCGAGCAAGGCCAAATTCCCGTGGTTGCCCCAATCGGTGTCGGTAGCAACGGCGAGGCATTTAACATCAATGCCGACTTGGTGGCGGGCAAACTCGCCGAGCGGCTGGGTGCGGAAAAGCTGCTGATGATGACCAACATCGCAGGCGTGATGGATAAAGCGGGCAATCTGCTGACCAATCTGACCCCGAAACGGATTGACGAGCTGATTGCTGATGGCACGCTCTATGGCGGTATGCTGCCGAAAATCAGTTCCGCCGTCGAAGCCGCCGTTAATGGCGTAAAAGCCACCCACATCATCGATGGTCGTGTGCCGAATGCCTTATTGCTGGAAATCTTTACCGATTCCGGTATCGGCTCGATGATTCTGGCACAAGAACGCAGCGGCGTTTGA
- a CDS encoding RlmE family RNA methyltransferase, whose translation MAVRSKSSKAWLHEHVNDYYVHMAQKDGYRARAAYKLLEINEKDKLIKPGTVVADLGSAPGSWSQVAAKLAGKSGKVFALDILPMEAVEGVEFIQGDFRENDVLAQFEALLDNRPLDLVICDMAPNMSGNAVTDQARSFYLCELALDFAAEHLKTGGHFLVKVFQGNGYQEYMAAMRQIFTSVQTRKPEASRNRSSEIYLLGKNKR comes from the coding sequence ATGGCAGTAAGATCGAAATCTTCCAAAGCGTGGCTGCACGAGCATGTCAATGATTATTATGTGCATATGGCGCAAAAAGACGGCTATCGTGCCAGAGCGGCATATAAATTGTTGGAAATCAATGAAAAAGACAAATTGATTAAACCCGGAACAGTGGTTGCCGACTTAGGCAGTGCGCCCGGCAGTTGGTCGCAGGTGGCGGCCAAGCTGGCGGGGAAAAGCGGCAAAGTGTTTGCGCTGGATATTCTACCGATGGAAGCGGTGGAGGGCGTTGAGTTTATTCAGGGCGATTTTCGGGAAAACGATGTGTTGGCGCAGTTTGAAGCATTGTTGGATAATCGCCCGCTAGACCTTGTAATTTGCGATATGGCACCCAATATGTCGGGTAATGCCGTTACCGATCAGGCAAGAAGTTTTTATTTGTGCGAACTGGCGCTGGATTTTGCCGCCGAACATTTGAAAACCGGCGGCCATTTTCTGGTGAAGGTGTTTCAGGGTAACGGTTATCAGGAATATATGGCAGCAATGCGGCAGATTTTCACCTCGGTGCAGACCCGCAAGCCTGAAGCTTCCCGCAATCGGTCCAGTGAGATTTATTTATTGGGCAAAAATAAACGCTGA
- a CDS encoding helix-turn-helix domain-containing protein, translating to MKYKSEVSEVLHDLAAGLHQIGVISDSEMKRYDKAHLTQVEPLAPADIKAIREREELTQAAFAIHLNISKNQVSDWERGVKKPSGTALKLLTLVKNKGIEAIA from the coding sequence ATGAAATATAAAAGTGAAGTAAGCGAAGTTTTACACGACTTGGCAGCCGGATTGCATCAAATCGGCGTAATCAGCGATAGTGAAATGAAACGTTACGACAAAGCACACCTGACTCAAGTCGAGCCACTCGCTCCCGCCGACATTAAAGCCATCAGAGAGCGGGAAGAATTGACCCAAGCGGCTTTTGCCATTCATCTGAATATCAGCAAAAACCAAGTTTCTGATTGGGAACGGGGAGTAAAGAAACCCAGCGGGACAGCCTTAAAACTGCTGACCTTGGTTAAAAATAAAGGTATTGAAGCCATTGCATAA
- a CDS encoding pilus assembly PilX family protein, translated as MHRRCRLKTSFCKAKTGLNTPQPAGCAKQQGIVLFVVLMMMLVIALFSIAASQSYHTEQRISANDADHRYALSLAEAALSAGEQYAATLAGKAQHFSADCQNGLCSAVNTVSPHDYPDITVSGTPTQPAWLRQCDSKKTCLEKNGRIFNHKNSKPKPRYIIEFIKINPENHTPVYRITAQAWGKNAYTSAMIQSYIGYK; from the coding sequence ATGCACCGCCGATGCCGTCTGAAAACGAGTTTTTGCAAAGCTAAAACCGGTTTGAATACACCCCAACCGGCAGGCTGCGCCAAACAACAAGGCATTGTTTTATTTGTTGTATTAATGATGATGTTGGTAATCGCCCTGTTCAGCATCGCCGCCTCGCAGTCCTACCACACCGAGCAGCGCATCAGCGCCAACGATGCCGATCACCGCTACGCCCTCAGTCTGGCAGAAGCCGCCCTCAGCGCAGGCGAACAGTATGCTGCAACTTTGGCAGGCAAAGCACAACATTTCAGCGCCGATTGCCAAAACGGTTTATGCAGCGCCGTCAATACCGTCTCCCCGCACGACTACCCCGACATCACCGTATCCGGCACACCCACACAACCCGCATGGCTGCGGCAATGCGACAGCAAAAAAACCTGTCTTGAAAAAAACGGTAGAATATTCAATCACAAAAACAGCAAACCCAAACCGAGATACATCATCGAATTTATCAAAATCAACCCCGAAAACCATACCCCCGTGTACCGCATTACCGCCCAAGCATGGGGCAAAAACGCCTACACCAGCGCCATGATTCAATCATATATCGGCTATAAATAA